A window of the Fusarium poae strain DAOMC 252244 chromosome 3, whole genome shotgun sequence genome harbors these coding sequences:
- a CDS encoding hypothetical protein (BUSCO:25464at5125), whose protein sequence is MGDAISEKPHNAWLGAKGPAALDLRSDVVTTPTPAMLEAVSTCSLLDDVFQEDPATNDLEAYVAERTGKEAGLFVLSGTMGNQLALRSLLTQPPYSVLCDYRAHIFTAEAGGTSNLTGAQIQTVVPKNGRYMTLEEIQENVTLDDDVHGCPTRVISLENTLHGMVMPLSEVKRISEFAREHDIKLHLDGARLWEAVVSGAGSLTEYCSYFDTISLCLSKGLGAPAGSVIVGPKATLKHARWVRKSIGGGLRQSGVLTSAGRIAVEQTFGKSPNGQDGPLKASHEMARKVDDLWTSMGGKIDEPTETNMVWLDLKAAGCSEKRFIEIGAEAGLKFMCNRLVTHYQVAQNGDEVLRRLKVVFEKVLGESQDSSVEQKIGKGSVYVPQ, encoded by the exons ATGGGAGACGCTATCTCTGAGAAACCTCACAATGCTTGGCTCGGTGCCAAGGGACCAGCTGCTCTTGATCTTCGAA GCGATGTTGTGACAACCCCCACGCCAGCCATGCTCGAGGCTGTCTCGACATGCTCGTTGCTGGACGATGTCTTCCAAGAAGACCCTGCCACCAATGACCTTGAAGCTTATGTAGCAGAGCGTACAGGCAAAGAAGCTGGTCTTTTCGTTCTTTCGGGCACGATGGGTAACCAACTCGCCCTAAGATCTCTTCTTACACAGCCACCTTACTCCGTACTCTGCGACTATCGTGCCCACATATTCACCGCTGAAGCTGGTGG CACCTCAAACCTTACAGGAGCTCAGATTCAAACTGTTGTCCCTAAGAATGGGAGATATATGACGCTAGAGGAAATCCAGGAGAATGTGACCCTGGACGATGATGTTCACGGCTGCCCCACGCGAGTGATTAGCCTTGAAAACACACTTCACGGTATGGTCATGCCCCTGAGTGAAGTGAAGCGTATCTCCGAGTTTGCTAGAGAGCACGATATCAAACTTCACTTGGATGGCGCACGGTTATGGGAAGCTGTGGTATCCGGAGCTGGATCTCTGACCGAATACTGTTCTTACTTTGACACTATCAGCCTGTGTCTTTCCAAAGGTCTCGGTGCCCCTGCAGGAAGTGTGATCGTGGGCCCGAAGGCTACACTGAAGCACGCTCGCTGGGTTCGCAAGTCCATTGGAGGCGGTCTTCGGCAATCCGGCGTCCTCACCTCCGCAGGTCGCATTGCCGTGGAGCAAACCTTTGGTAAATCACCCAACGGTCAAGACGGACCCCTTAAAGCCTCTCACGAAATGGCCCGCAAGGTTGACGACCTCTGGACCAGCATGGGCGGTAAGATTGATGAGCCGACCGAGACCAACATGGTGTGGTTGGATCTCAAGGCTGCAGGGTGCAGCGAGAAGCGGTTCATTGAGATTGGAGCTGAAGCTGGGCTCAAGTTCATGTGTAATAGGTTGGTGACACATTACCAGGTCGCACAGAATGGGGATGAGGTCTTGCGACGACTAAAGGTTGTTTTTGAAAAGGTCCTTGGAGAGAGCCAAGACTCGAGTGTTGAGCAAAAGATTGGAAAGGGAAGTGTATATGTGCCTCAATAG
- a CDS encoding hypothetical protein (SECRETED:SignalP(1-24)~CAZy:GT17), whose product MASLAPSRPFVLLFALVCAVVLLSRQPHFDCSHTHRITDADIRVTQTLPRLDFSKSHQEFYASEAARSLCAAHGYSIFKPKADAFNSRRKIYDLFMVNTELDFLEIRLKTLYDYVDYFVIVEAPLTFQGGPKNLAIRDNWKRFEVYHDKMIYHQLEYPKNFKPLRHWDREDLQRNAMFEQVFPRLTGKQTPAQGDVILVADVDEVPRPATMLVLRTCNFPRRLTLSSKFYYYSFQFLHDGPEWPFPQATYYQGMRKTILPGNLRTGDAGIPLLRDLEKGVLSNAGWHCSSCFATVDQFLNKMSSFSHAWMNRESFRDRDRIASAVRQGVDLWGRKIDTFTRVDDNIDLPKCLLEDREQFRYMVDRDGETAGFTDYP is encoded by the coding sequence ATGGCCTCTCTCGCCCCTTCTCGACCGTTTGTTCTGTTGTTTGCACTGgtttgcgcagtagtgcttcTCTCCAGACAGCCACACTTCGACTGCTCACACACACATCGCATTACTGATGCAGATATCAGGGTGACCCAAACACTCCCAAGGCTCGACTTCTCGAAATCGCATCAAGAGTTCTATGCTTCGGAAGCTGCTCGATCGTTATGCGCCGCACACGGTTACTCCATCTTCAAGCCCAAGGCGGATGCTTTCAACAGCCGTCGCAAGATATACGACCTCTTCATGGTCAACACTGAGCTGGACTTTCTTGAGATCCGACTAAAGACCTTGTATGATTATGTCGACTATTTTGTCATTGTCGAGGCACCCCTTACATTTCAGGGAGGCCCAAAGAATCTTGCTATTCGCGATAACTGGAAGCGATTCGAAGTATATCATGACAAGATGATATACCACCAGCTCGAATACCCAAAGAATTTCAAGCCTTTGCGTCACTGGGATCGTGAAGACTTGCAACGAAACGCCATGTTCGAACAAGTCTTCCCAAGACTTACTGGCAAGCAAACCCCTGCCCAGGGCGACGTCATTCTGGTCGccgatgttgatgaggttCCTCGTCCAGCAACAATGCTAGTCCTTCGCACATGCAACTTTCCACGTCGTCTCACCCTGTCCTCCAAATTCTACTACTACTCCTTTCAGTTCCTCCACGACGGGCCCGAATGGCCATTCCCACAAGCGACCTACTACCAAGGCATGCGCAAGACAATACTGCCTGGTAATTTGCGGACTGGTGATGCAGGCATTCCCCTATTGCGCGATTTGGAAAAGGGCGTTTTATCGAATGCGGGTTGGCATTGCAGTTCTTGCTTTGCGACAGTGGATCAATTTTTGAACAAGATGTCCAGTTTTTCACATGCGTGGATGAACCGCGAATCTTTCCGCGATAGAGATCGCATTGCCAGTGCCGTACGCCAAGGTGTTGACTTATGGGGTCGCAAAATCGACACTTTTACACGGGTCGATGACAATATTGACCTGCCCAAATGCTTGCTCGAGGACCGGGAGCAATTTCGATATATGGTAGATCGAGATGGCGAGACAGCTGGATTCACGGACTACCCATGA
- a CDS encoding hypothetical protein (SECRETED:SignalP(1-20)~BUSCO:13067at5125~CAZy:GH37) yields MPSPRHIAAALVATATTASALYVNGTVVAPCDSPIYCHGEILEQVELARPFSDSKTFVDMPAIRPLSDIQEAFDKLEKPLRNNSALAEFLDENFDDAGNELEEVSRDDLDTDPTFLDNINDTVIREFTEKVIDIWPDLTRRYDQDAKNCSDCPNSFIPVNRSFVVAGGRFREPYYWDSYWIILGLLRTGGSFIEIAKNTIENFLDFIEEYGFVPNGARIYYLNRSQPPLLSQMIKAYVEYTNDTDILERALPLLVQEHEFFMNNRSVPVYINNETYYLNTYNVSNTRPRPESYREDYITANNESYYSPESGEVYEGGEELSFKQKEALYGNLASGAESGLDYTVKWIARPEDAIRDNYFPLRYLNTRNIIPVDLNSILYGNEIAIADFYEQTGNNSASEQWREVAANRSYAMHGFLWNETLWSYFDYNLTSKAQQIYFPVDENTTVVDTEDAPKGQQVFFSPTQFYPFWLGAAPDYLKNNPYAVYNAYKRVEYYLDNREGGIPASNVETGQQWDQPNVWPPLMHILMAGLERVPPTFGILDPSFIEVRRLALRLGQRYLDSTFCTWYATGGSTSETPKLQSTSDEEEGIMFEKYADNATNVAGGGGEYEVVEGFGWTNGVLIWAVDEFRNRLTRPKCDNLESAHSNDKRDSSAVMLHARDAKRVKKFGRRKRAAEKAAKKRSSRLFHF; encoded by the exons ATGCCGTCTCCACGACATATCGCTGCAGCTTTAGTTGCTACTGCGACAACTGCATCAGCTCTCTATGTCAATGGTACTGTCGTTGCACCTTGCGACTCACCAATTTATTGTCATGGAGAAATCCTAGAGCAGGTCGAACTCGCTCGACCTTTTAGCGACTCCAAGACCTTTGTCGATAT GCCAGCCATTCGCCCTCTAAGTGACATCCAGGAAGCTTTTGACAAACTCGAGAAGCCTCTTCGCAACAATTCTGCCCTCGCTGAATTTCTCGATGAAAACTTTGACGATGCTGGCAATGAGCTGGAAGAGGTTTCCAGAGATGATCTCGATACTGACCCTACATTCCTCGACAACATTAACGACACTGTAATCAGAGAATTCACTGAAAAGGTTATTGACATTTGGCCTGATTTGACCCGTCGATATGACCAAGACGCCAAAAACTGTTCGGATTGCCCCAACAGCTTCATTCCCGTCAACCGATCTTTCGTCGTTGCAGGTGGTCGATTCCGTGAGCCCTACTACTGGGACTCTTACTGGATCATTCTGGGTCTTCTCCGAACTGGTGGCTCTTTCATTGAGATCGCCAAGAACACAATCGAAAACTTCCTCGACTTTATTGAGGAGTACGGTTTCGTACCCAATGGAGCTCGAATTTACTATCTTAACCGTTCCCAGCCTCCTCTGCTATCGCAGATGATCAAGGCCTACGTCGAGTACACAAACGACACTGATATCCTTGAGCGAGCTCTGCCTTTGCTGGTACAGGAGCACGAGTTCTTTATGAACAACCGCTCAGTCCCGGTCTATATCAACAACGAGACCTACTATCTCAACAC ATACAACGTTTCCAACACCAGACCACGACCTGAGTCGTACCGCGAGGACTACATCACCGCAAACAACGAGTCTTACTACTCACCAGAGTCCGGTGAAGTCTATGAAGGCGGTGAAGAGCTCAGCTTCAAGCAAAAGGAGGCCCTCTACGGAAACCTCGCTAGTGGCGCCGAGAGTGGTCTCGACTACACAGTAAAGTGGATTGCTCGTCCAGAGGATGCTATTCGTGACAACTACTTCCCACTTCGGTACCTCAACACCAGGAACATCATCCCTGTCGATCTCAACTCCATTCTGTACGGTAACGAGATTGCCATCGCCGACTTTTACGAGCAGACCGGAAACAACAGTGCCAGTGAGCAGTGGCGCGAGGTTGCTGCTAACCGAAGCTATGCTATGCACGGTTTTCTGTGGAACGAGACTCTTTGGAGCTATTTCGACTACAACCTGACTTCAAAAGCGCAGCAAATCTACTTCCCTGTGGATGAGAACACAACCGTTGTGGATACAGAGGACGCCCCTAAGGGGCAGCAGGTCTTCTTCAGCCCTACTCAGTTCTACCCCTTCTGGCTTGGTGCCGCTCCTGACTACCTCAAGAACAACCCCTATGCCGTTTACAATGCATACAAGCGAGTTGAATACTACCTTGATAACCGCGAGGGTGGTATCCCTGCGAGCAACGTCGAGACTGGTCAGCAATGGGATCAGCCTAATGTCTGGCCTCCTCTGATGCACATCCTCATGGCTGGACTCGAGAGAGTTCCCCCAACCTTTGGCATTTTGGATCCTTCCTTCATCGAGGTCCGTAGACTGGCTCTTCGTCTTGGACAACGATACCTCGACTCGACTTTCTGTACCTGGTACGCAACTGGTGGCTCGACTTCGGAAACCCCCAAGCTCCAAAGCACAtccgatgaggaagaaggcatCATGTTTGAGAAGTACGCCGATAACGCTACCAATGTCGCTGGAGGTGGTGGCGAATATGAAGTCGTCGAGGGCTTTGGCTGGACAAACGGTGTCTTGATCTGGGCTGTTGATGAGTTCCGCAACAGACTGACGCGACCCAAGTGTGATAACCTCGAGTCTGCACATTCCAACGACAAGCGTGACTCCAGCGCTGTCATGCTTCATGCCCGTGATGCCAAGCGCGTCAAGAAGTTTGGTCGCAGAAAGAGAGCCGCCGAGAAGGCTGCTAAGAAGAGATCGAGCCGTCTCTTTCACTTTTAA